The following proteins come from a genomic window of Sebastes fasciatus isolate fSebFas1 chromosome 6, fSebFas1.pri, whole genome shotgun sequence:
- the rhobtb2a gene encoding rho-related BTB domain-containing protein 2 isoform X2, producing the protein MAVSTYEWSQLTDSDMDYERPNVETIKCVVVGDNAVGKTRLICARACNATLTQYQLLATHVPTVWAIDQYRVCQEVLERSRDVVDDVSVSLRLWDTFGDHHKDRRFAYGRSDVVVLCFSIANPNSLYHVKTMWYPEIKHFCPRAPVILVGCQLDLRYADLEAVNRARRPLARPIKSNEILPPERGREVAKELGVPYYETSVVAQFGVKDVFDNAIRAALISRRHLQFWKSHLRNVQRPLLQAPFLPPKPPPPIITVPPPPTTTEEHPVSLLEDPHCADVILVLQERQKIFAHKIYLSTSSSKFYDLFIMDTHNEETERPSRGPLSGRELLMRAASFDVCESNDDGDRANLRACTSDGTLKDSEGARRGRLLSSWSRAFVSIQEELVDDPVTYSPRPMTVVHMDQSMQLGPFRAVLRYLYTGQLDENEKELMHIAHIAELLEVFDLRMMVANILNNEAFMNQEITKAFHVRRTNRVKECLAKGTFSDVVFKLDDGTILAHKPLLISSCDWMAAMFGGPFVESCTKEVLFPNTTRSCMRAVLEYLYTGRFCSRPDLDAMELIVLANRLCLPHLVALTELYTVTVFTEAAMMGTDTDGDVLVYLDMAQFHGAQQLTGWCLHHICTNYNSVCRKFPREMKAKSTENQEYFEKHRWPPVWYLKEDDHYQRARKERDKEDYLYQRRQCKRKWLFWNIPSSPNSNSPSSGSSAVI; encoded by the exons ATGGCTGTCAGTACCTACGAGTG GTCCCAGCTGACAGATTCTGATATGGACTATGAGAGGCCAAACGTTGAGACTATCAAGTGCGTGGTGGTGGGAGACAATGCGGTCGGAAAGACCCGCCTCATCTGCGCCCGTGCCTGCAATGCCACGCTGACTCAGTACCAGTTACTCGCTACACATGTGCCCACCGTCTGGGCAATTGACCAGTACAGAGTATGCCAGGAG GTGTTAGAGCGCTCCAGAGATGTGGTGGATGATGTCAGTGTGTCCCTTCGTCTCTGGGATACATTTGGAGACCATCACAAGGACCGGCGTTTTGCATACGGCAG GTCCGATGTGGTGGTGCTGTGCTTCTCAATCGCCAACCCCAACTCTCTTTACCATGTGAAGACCATGTGGTACCCTGAGATCAAGCACTTCTGCCCCCGTGCTCCTGTCATCTTGGTGGGCTGCCAGCTGGACCTGCGCTATGCAGACCTGGAGGCAGTGAACAGGGCACGGAGGCCTTTAGCTAG aCCCATTAAATCCAACGAGATTCTTCCTCCGGAGAGAGGCCGGGAGGTCGCCAAAGAGTTGGGAGTGCCATATTATGAAACCAGTGTTGTCGCTCAGTTTGGGGTGAAGGACGTCTTTGACAATGCTATCCGAGCTGCGCTCATCTCACGTCGACACCTGCAGTTTTGGAAATCTCACCTCAGAAATGTCCAGCGGCCTCTCCTTCAGGCGCCCTTCCTGCCGCCAAAACCTCCCCCACCTATAATCACTGTGCCTCCTCCCCCAACCACCACGGAGGAGCACCCAGTCAGTCTCCTGGAGGACCCGCACTGTGCCGACGTCATCCTAGTCCTGCAGGAGCGACAGAAAATCTTTGCACACAAGATATACTTGTCGACATCCTCCTCAAAGTTCTATGACCTCTTTATTATGGACACACATAACGAGGAGACTGAGAGGCCCTCTCGTGGTCCTCTCTCTGGCAGAGAGCTGCTGATGCGTGCTGCTAGCTTTGACGTTTGCGAAAGCAACGACGATGGAGACAGGGCCAACCTGAGGGCCTGCACTAGTGATGGGACCTTGAAAGACTCTGAGGGGGCCCGACGAGGCAGATTGCTCTCTTCGTGGAGCCGAGCCTTCGTCAGCATCCAGGAGGAGCTGGTGGATGACCCTGTCACGTACAGCCCCAGGCCCATGACCGTAGTGCACATGGACCAGTCCATGCAGCTCGGCCCTTTCCGAGCAGTGCTTCGCTACCTGTACACGGGTCAGCTGGACGAGAACGAGAAAGAGCTAATGCACATTGCACACATCGCCGAGCTGCTGGAGGTCTTTGACCTGCGGATGATGGTGGCAAACATACTTAACAATGAAGCCTTCATGAACCAAGAAATCACCAAAGCCTTCCATGTTCGGCGCACAAACAGAGTCAAAGAGTGCTTGGCCAAAGGCACCTTTTCTG ATGTAGTATTCAAGCTAGACGATGGGACGATCCTGGCCCACAAGCCTTTACTCATCTCTAGTTGTGACTGGATGGCAGCTATGTTTGGTGGGCCTTTTGTGGAGAGCTGCACCAAAGAG GTGCTGTTTCCAAACACAACTCGCAGCTGCATGAGGGCTGTGCTGGAATATCTCTATACGGGGCGGTTTTGTTCTCGGCCTGACCTGGATGCAATGGAGCTTATTGTTCTTGCCAACCGTCTTTGCCTCCCCCACCTGGTTGCACTTACAG AGCTCTACACAGTAACAGTATTTACAGAGGCAGCGATGATGGGGACTGACACTGATGGAGACGTGCTGGTGTACTTGGACATGGCCCAG TTCCACGGAGCCCAGCAGCTCACTGGCTGGTGTCTTCACCACATCTGCACCAACTACAACAGTGTCTGCCGCAAGTTTCCCCGAGAGATGAAGGCCAAGTCTACAG AGAACCAAGAATACTTTGAGAAACATCGCTGGCCGCCTGTGTGGTATCTGAAAGAGGATGACCACTACCAAAGAGCACGCAAAGAGCGCGACAAGGAGGACTACCTATACCAGAGACGGCAGTGTAAACGCAAGTGGCTCTTCTGGAACATCCCTTCCTCCCCGAACTCAAACTCTCCTTCTTCTGGCTCGTCCGCCGTCATCTGA
- the rhobtb2a gene encoding rho-related BTB domain-containing protein 2 isoform X1 — protein sequence MEPCSFPSRSSMQQHFLMLRSQLTDSDMDYERPNVETIKCVVVGDNAVGKTRLICARACNATLTQYQLLATHVPTVWAIDQYRVCQEVLERSRDVVDDVSVSLRLWDTFGDHHKDRRFAYGRSDVVVLCFSIANPNSLYHVKTMWYPEIKHFCPRAPVILVGCQLDLRYADLEAVNRARRPLARPIKSNEILPPERGREVAKELGVPYYETSVVAQFGVKDVFDNAIRAALISRRHLQFWKSHLRNVQRPLLQAPFLPPKPPPPIITVPPPPTTTEEHPVSLLEDPHCADVILVLQERQKIFAHKIYLSTSSSKFYDLFIMDTHNEETERPSRGPLSGRELLMRAASFDVCESNDDGDRANLRACTSDGTLKDSEGARRGRLLSSWSRAFVSIQEELVDDPVTYSPRPMTVVHMDQSMQLGPFRAVLRYLYTGQLDENEKELMHIAHIAELLEVFDLRMMVANILNNEAFMNQEITKAFHVRRTNRVKECLAKGTFSDVVFKLDDGTILAHKPLLISSCDWMAAMFGGPFVESCTKEVLFPNTTRSCMRAVLEYLYTGRFCSRPDLDAMELIVLANRLCLPHLVALTELYTVTVFTEAAMMGTDTDGDVLVYLDMAQFHGAQQLTGWCLHHICTNYNSVCRKFPREMKAKSTENQEYFEKHRWPPVWYLKEDDHYQRARKERDKEDYLYQRRQCKRKWLFWNIPSSPNSNSPSSGSSAVI from the exons ATGGAGCCCTGCAGCTTTCCATCTCGTTCATCGATGCAGCAGCACTTCCTTATGTTGCG GTCCCAGCTGACAGATTCTGATATGGACTATGAGAGGCCAAACGTTGAGACTATCAAGTGCGTGGTGGTGGGAGACAATGCGGTCGGAAAGACCCGCCTCATCTGCGCCCGTGCCTGCAATGCCACGCTGACTCAGTACCAGTTACTCGCTACACATGTGCCCACCGTCTGGGCAATTGACCAGTACAGAGTATGCCAGGAG GTGTTAGAGCGCTCCAGAGATGTGGTGGATGATGTCAGTGTGTCCCTTCGTCTCTGGGATACATTTGGAGACCATCACAAGGACCGGCGTTTTGCATACGGCAG GTCCGATGTGGTGGTGCTGTGCTTCTCAATCGCCAACCCCAACTCTCTTTACCATGTGAAGACCATGTGGTACCCTGAGATCAAGCACTTCTGCCCCCGTGCTCCTGTCATCTTGGTGGGCTGCCAGCTGGACCTGCGCTATGCAGACCTGGAGGCAGTGAACAGGGCACGGAGGCCTTTAGCTAG aCCCATTAAATCCAACGAGATTCTTCCTCCGGAGAGAGGCCGGGAGGTCGCCAAAGAGTTGGGAGTGCCATATTATGAAACCAGTGTTGTCGCTCAGTTTGGGGTGAAGGACGTCTTTGACAATGCTATCCGAGCTGCGCTCATCTCACGTCGACACCTGCAGTTTTGGAAATCTCACCTCAGAAATGTCCAGCGGCCTCTCCTTCAGGCGCCCTTCCTGCCGCCAAAACCTCCCCCACCTATAATCACTGTGCCTCCTCCCCCAACCACCACGGAGGAGCACCCAGTCAGTCTCCTGGAGGACCCGCACTGTGCCGACGTCATCCTAGTCCTGCAGGAGCGACAGAAAATCTTTGCACACAAGATATACTTGTCGACATCCTCCTCAAAGTTCTATGACCTCTTTATTATGGACACACATAACGAGGAGACTGAGAGGCCCTCTCGTGGTCCTCTCTCTGGCAGAGAGCTGCTGATGCGTGCTGCTAGCTTTGACGTTTGCGAAAGCAACGACGATGGAGACAGGGCCAACCTGAGGGCCTGCACTAGTGATGGGACCTTGAAAGACTCTGAGGGGGCCCGACGAGGCAGATTGCTCTCTTCGTGGAGCCGAGCCTTCGTCAGCATCCAGGAGGAGCTGGTGGATGACCCTGTCACGTACAGCCCCAGGCCCATGACCGTAGTGCACATGGACCAGTCCATGCAGCTCGGCCCTTTCCGAGCAGTGCTTCGCTACCTGTACACGGGTCAGCTGGACGAGAACGAGAAAGAGCTAATGCACATTGCACACATCGCCGAGCTGCTGGAGGTCTTTGACCTGCGGATGATGGTGGCAAACATACTTAACAATGAAGCCTTCATGAACCAAGAAATCACCAAAGCCTTCCATGTTCGGCGCACAAACAGAGTCAAAGAGTGCTTGGCCAAAGGCACCTTTTCTG ATGTAGTATTCAAGCTAGACGATGGGACGATCCTGGCCCACAAGCCTTTACTCATCTCTAGTTGTGACTGGATGGCAGCTATGTTTGGTGGGCCTTTTGTGGAGAGCTGCACCAAAGAG GTGCTGTTTCCAAACACAACTCGCAGCTGCATGAGGGCTGTGCTGGAATATCTCTATACGGGGCGGTTTTGTTCTCGGCCTGACCTGGATGCAATGGAGCTTATTGTTCTTGCCAACCGTCTTTGCCTCCCCCACCTGGTTGCACTTACAG AGCTCTACACAGTAACAGTATTTACAGAGGCAGCGATGATGGGGACTGACACTGATGGAGACGTGCTGGTGTACTTGGACATGGCCCAG TTCCACGGAGCCCAGCAGCTCACTGGCTGGTGTCTTCACCACATCTGCACCAACTACAACAGTGTCTGCCGCAAGTTTCCCCGAGAGATGAAGGCCAAGTCTACAG AGAACCAAGAATACTTTGAGAAACATCGCTGGCCGCCTGTGTGGTATCTGAAAGAGGATGACCACTACCAAAGAGCACGCAAAGAGCGCGACAAGGAGGACTACCTATACCAGAGACGGCAGTGTAAACGCAAGTGGCTCTTCTGGAACATCCCTTCCTCCCCGAACTCAAACTCTCCTTCTTCTGGCTCGTCCGCCGTCATCTGA
- the rhobtb2a gene encoding rho-related BTB domain-containing protein 2 isoform X3, with translation MDYERPNVETIKCVVVGDNAVGKTRLICARACNATLTQYQLLATHVPTVWAIDQYRVCQEVLERSRDVVDDVSVSLRLWDTFGDHHKDRRFAYGRSDVVVLCFSIANPNSLYHVKTMWYPEIKHFCPRAPVILVGCQLDLRYADLEAVNRARRPLARPIKSNEILPPERGREVAKELGVPYYETSVVAQFGVKDVFDNAIRAALISRRHLQFWKSHLRNVQRPLLQAPFLPPKPPPPIITVPPPPTTTEEHPVSLLEDPHCADVILVLQERQKIFAHKIYLSTSSSKFYDLFIMDTHNEETERPSRGPLSGRELLMRAASFDVCESNDDGDRANLRACTSDGTLKDSEGARRGRLLSSWSRAFVSIQEELVDDPVTYSPRPMTVVHMDQSMQLGPFRAVLRYLYTGQLDENEKELMHIAHIAELLEVFDLRMMVANILNNEAFMNQEITKAFHVRRTNRVKECLAKGTFSDVVFKLDDGTILAHKPLLISSCDWMAAMFGGPFVESCTKEVLFPNTTRSCMRAVLEYLYTGRFCSRPDLDAMELIVLANRLCLPHLVALTELYTVTVFTEAAMMGTDTDGDVLVYLDMAQFHGAQQLTGWCLHHICTNYNSVCRKFPREMKAKSTENQEYFEKHRWPPVWYLKEDDHYQRARKERDKEDYLYQRRQCKRKWLFWNIPSSPNSNSPSSGSSAVI, from the exons ATGGACTATGAGAGGCCAAACGTTGAGACTATCAAGTGCGTGGTGGTGGGAGACAATGCGGTCGGAAAGACCCGCCTCATCTGCGCCCGTGCCTGCAATGCCACGCTGACTCAGTACCAGTTACTCGCTACACATGTGCCCACCGTCTGGGCAATTGACCAGTACAGAGTATGCCAGGAG GTGTTAGAGCGCTCCAGAGATGTGGTGGATGATGTCAGTGTGTCCCTTCGTCTCTGGGATACATTTGGAGACCATCACAAGGACCGGCGTTTTGCATACGGCAG GTCCGATGTGGTGGTGCTGTGCTTCTCAATCGCCAACCCCAACTCTCTTTACCATGTGAAGACCATGTGGTACCCTGAGATCAAGCACTTCTGCCCCCGTGCTCCTGTCATCTTGGTGGGCTGCCAGCTGGACCTGCGCTATGCAGACCTGGAGGCAGTGAACAGGGCACGGAGGCCTTTAGCTAG aCCCATTAAATCCAACGAGATTCTTCCTCCGGAGAGAGGCCGGGAGGTCGCCAAAGAGTTGGGAGTGCCATATTATGAAACCAGTGTTGTCGCTCAGTTTGGGGTGAAGGACGTCTTTGACAATGCTATCCGAGCTGCGCTCATCTCACGTCGACACCTGCAGTTTTGGAAATCTCACCTCAGAAATGTCCAGCGGCCTCTCCTTCAGGCGCCCTTCCTGCCGCCAAAACCTCCCCCACCTATAATCACTGTGCCTCCTCCCCCAACCACCACGGAGGAGCACCCAGTCAGTCTCCTGGAGGACCCGCACTGTGCCGACGTCATCCTAGTCCTGCAGGAGCGACAGAAAATCTTTGCACACAAGATATACTTGTCGACATCCTCCTCAAAGTTCTATGACCTCTTTATTATGGACACACATAACGAGGAGACTGAGAGGCCCTCTCGTGGTCCTCTCTCTGGCAGAGAGCTGCTGATGCGTGCTGCTAGCTTTGACGTTTGCGAAAGCAACGACGATGGAGACAGGGCCAACCTGAGGGCCTGCACTAGTGATGGGACCTTGAAAGACTCTGAGGGGGCCCGACGAGGCAGATTGCTCTCTTCGTGGAGCCGAGCCTTCGTCAGCATCCAGGAGGAGCTGGTGGATGACCCTGTCACGTACAGCCCCAGGCCCATGACCGTAGTGCACATGGACCAGTCCATGCAGCTCGGCCCTTTCCGAGCAGTGCTTCGCTACCTGTACACGGGTCAGCTGGACGAGAACGAGAAAGAGCTAATGCACATTGCACACATCGCCGAGCTGCTGGAGGTCTTTGACCTGCGGATGATGGTGGCAAACATACTTAACAATGAAGCCTTCATGAACCAAGAAATCACCAAAGCCTTCCATGTTCGGCGCACAAACAGAGTCAAAGAGTGCTTGGCCAAAGGCACCTTTTCTG ATGTAGTATTCAAGCTAGACGATGGGACGATCCTGGCCCACAAGCCTTTACTCATCTCTAGTTGTGACTGGATGGCAGCTATGTTTGGTGGGCCTTTTGTGGAGAGCTGCACCAAAGAG GTGCTGTTTCCAAACACAACTCGCAGCTGCATGAGGGCTGTGCTGGAATATCTCTATACGGGGCGGTTTTGTTCTCGGCCTGACCTGGATGCAATGGAGCTTATTGTTCTTGCCAACCGTCTTTGCCTCCCCCACCTGGTTGCACTTACAG AGCTCTACACAGTAACAGTATTTACAGAGGCAGCGATGATGGGGACTGACACTGATGGAGACGTGCTGGTGTACTTGGACATGGCCCAG TTCCACGGAGCCCAGCAGCTCACTGGCTGGTGTCTTCACCACATCTGCACCAACTACAACAGTGTCTGCCGCAAGTTTCCCCGAGAGATGAAGGCCAAGTCTACAG AGAACCAAGAATACTTTGAGAAACATCGCTGGCCGCCTGTGTGGTATCTGAAAGAGGATGACCACTACCAAAGAGCACGCAAAGAGCGCGACAAGGAGGACTACCTATACCAGAGACGGCAGTGTAAACGCAAGTGGCTCTTCTGGAACATCCCTTCCTCCCCGAACTCAAACTCTCCTTCTTCTGGCTCGTCCGCCGTCATCTGA
- the ido1 gene encoding indoleamine 2,3-dioxygenase 1: MAAAEPDSKPSFSLDSYHVSEELGFVLPDPLEELPPYYQPWMDIALRVPELVHSHELRLHINKMPLLSSHLLQKHRELQLAHLALSMMTMGYTWQEGENDTVEMLPHNLAVPYWEVSQRLGLPPILTHSDAVLANWRKKDPEGPFDMENLELLFSLPGGDSVKGFFLVTLLVELAAVPALRNIPVVINGVRRGDTETVARALEDISQSIQDMIDALKLMQVYVEPSVFYGIMRIYLSGWKDNPCMPNGLVYEGVQAEPMEYSGGSAAQSCLLHCFDELLGVKHEAKSGAFLTRMRNYMLPAHKQLIQDISLQPSLKSFVKQQQQASERLNQAYQHCVTKLVALRSYHINVVSRFITVPAARARQLRNQSQVLEAEVISRAPAALEERGTGGSGIMTFLKTVRDQTKDALLPDKQINKGPQLM, translated from the exons ATGGCTGCTGCTGAACCAGACTCCAAACCTTCCTTCTCTCTGGACTCCTACCATGTCTCCGAGGAGCTTGGCTTCGTCCTCCCTGATCCTCTG GAAGAGCTTCCACCTTACTACCAGCCATGGATGGATATTGCCCTGCGAGTCCCAGAGCTTGTGCACTCTCACGAGTTGCGCCTCCACATTAACAAG ATGCCACTGCTGAGCAGCCACCTTCTGCAGAAACACCGGGAGTTACAGCTGGCCCACCTGGCCCTCAGCATGATGACCATGGGCTACACCTGGCAGGAGGGAGAGAACGACACAGTGGAG ATGCTGCCACATAACCTGGCGGTCCCGTACTGGGAGGTATCACAGCGCTTGGGACTTCCTCCGATTCTCACCCATTCAGATGCAGTATTGGCTAACTGGAGGAAGAAGGATCCAGAGGG GCCTTTTGACATGGA GAACCTGGAGCTGCTGTTCAGCCTCCCAGGTGGAGACAGTGTGAAAGGTTTCTTTTTGGTTACTCTGCTGGTGGAGCTGGCAGCAGTCCCGGCACTGAGG AACATCCCCGTTGTGATCAATGGAGTCAGGCGTGGAGACACTGAGACTGTGGCCAGAGCCCTGGAGGACATCAGCCAGTCTATACAAGACATGATAGATGCACTCAAACTGATGCAAG TGTACGTGGAGCCTTCGGTCTTCTATGGCATTATGAGGATCTACTTGTCTGG GTGGAAAGACAACCCCTGTATGCCAAATGGGCTGGTTTATGAAGGGGTCCAGGCAGAGCCCATGGAGTATTCAGGTGGCAGTGCAGCACAGAGCTGCCTGCTGCACTGCTTTGATGAACTCCTGGGAGTCAAACATGAAGCAAAAAGTG GTGCCTTTCTAACCCGCATGAGGAACTACATGCTGCCTGCACACAAGCAGCTGATCCAGGACATCTCGCTGCAGCCCTCCCTAAAGAGTTTtgtcaagcagcagcagcaggccagcGAGCGGCTAAACCAAGCCTATCAGCACTGCGTCACCAAACTGGTTGCTTTGCGCAGCTATCACATCAACGTGGTCAGCCGCTTCATCACTGTGCCCGCCGCCCGCGCCCGGCAACTTCGAAACCAGAGCCAGGTGTTGGAGGCGGAGGTGATCAGCAGAGCGCCTGCAGCGTTAGAAGAGAGGGGCACGGGCGGCTCTGGCATCATGACCTTCCTTAAGACTGTCAGGGACCAAACTAAAGACGCCTTGCTGCCTgacaagcaaataaataaaggcCCACAGCTAATGTGA